The Malus domestica chromosome 13, GDT2T_hap1 genome includes a window with the following:
- the LOC139190840 gene encoding uncharacterized protein: MYSKPCCTSLCWSEVNERVLVGPKIVDKMTKNIQVIKVNLKAAHDRQNSIADRHSIDRVYKVGDWVFLKLSPWKGVVHFKKKGRLSQHYIWPYQIIERVGEVAYRLDLPPELSRVHNVFHMSMLRRYISDPSHVIPPQPLEINPDLTYDEFLMTILDWKDKVLINKTVRMVKVL, from the coding sequence aTGTATAGCAAACCTTGTTGTACATCGTTGTGTTGGTCCGAGGTTAACGAAAGAGTTTTGGTGGGTCCTAAAATTGTGGATAAGATGACAAAGAATATTCAAGTGATAAAGGTTAACCTAAAGGCAGCACATGATCGACAAAATAGTATAGCAGACAGACATTCGATAGACAGAGTTTACAAGGTTGGAGATTGGGTATTCTTAAAGTTgtcaccttggaaaggtgttgtacaTTTCAAGAAGAAAGGAAGGCTAAGTCAACATTACATCTGGCCATATCAGATCATTGAgcgagttggtgaagttgcctaccgACTTGATCTACCTCCAGAATTGTCAAGAGTGCATAATGTGTTCCACATGTCCATGCTACGAAGATACATCTCTGATCcatcacatgtgattcctcctcagcCGTTAGAGATTAACccagatttgacttatgatgagttTCTAATGACGATTCTTGACTGGAAAGACAAAGTtctcataaacaaaaccgttCGTATGGTGAAAGTCTTATGA